Genomic segment of Benincasa hispida cultivar B227 chromosome 1, ASM972705v1, whole genome shotgun sequence:
GCCCCGTGTAGGACCCACCTCCTCCGGTCCCGTAAATCCCTTCGCAAAGATCGGCGATCTCCACCGGCGCAATCGGGTCGCCGCCGGCGTACCAAGCGTTCACGAGTGGGTTCGATGCCAACTCCGCCACTTCATGAGCTATCACACTGATCATTCCGTCCACTCCAACATCGCCGTTAGGCGATTTCATCGGCTTCAGCCCCGGAATGTAACTCGGCACGGCGAACGGGTAAGCACAAACACCGGGACAGAGTTTCTCCGAGTTCCCAACCCAAGCGTAGGGCAGTGTATACCCTACAATGGAAGGGAACGTGAAGTAATGAAACCCACAAACCTGCCCACAGAAATTCTCCACATAAACGTCATCGGAGGTGAGTAAAAGGTACAATCCATTCTTGGCATTTATCGGCAACGGCCGAGACTTCGCCGTCACAGCGCTTTTAATCACCGATTGAATGGACAACCGAGTCAATGATTTTCCGTGGGAGTAAAACCGGTCGTTCTTCTCTTCACCGAGCCGGACCGTCCTGGAAATGTTGGCTCCGGTTTGGTCGGTGTAGAGTTGGACAGTCCGCCACCAGCCGGAGACAGAAGGGGATTTGGAATCGAGGGCGGAGATGGAGTTAATGAACTCACGGATTATTTTCTTCTGATTTCTCTGCCACGTGCCATACCAGATAATGTGGACGGTTATATTAGCGGTGAGAACTGGGCCCATGTGGTACTTCAAATGGACAAACTCCGATGAGCCCTCATATTTTTTGGAATCGCCGAGGAGGAGGTCATCGGAGACGTTGGATTTGGCTAGGTGAGGCCAAGGACGCCAGGCGGCGGCCGGAGTGAGGAGGAGAAGGAGGAGGGATAGGGCCACGGCGGAGATGGCGGTGGCCAGAAATAGTGGAGGTCCCATTTGGGAGTTGGGGAAGAAGGGTACAAAATGACAAGTGTGTGAGCTCCACATGTATTTATAAGAGAAGGGGAAAAGAGAGGAGGATTATGTTAAgggaatatatttcaaaattttgaaaatttgaagggttttgttattattatttaataaagaaaaaagaaaaaaagaaaaatagtaggGCATTGATCGGCGGGGTAATGGAGGACAGTTAGATTCTTTAAAGGAAGAGGGGAAAAGTGGGGCCTACGCTTCTGGAATTGGttccttcatcatcatcatcatcatcatggTGATTAATCTATTTTCCATTTGCGCGGGAAAATACATACGTATAACGTAGTTAGACCGGACCGAACCAGACCGGTGAAGTATTTTCTTCATTTCGTCATTTTGCTCTTTTGCACCCTCCCTCAGCATTTTCAAATTACTTCCATTCATAagttttccttttaaaaacttttgagTGATACAATCAACGTAGTTGCATAAATacctttttaatataaattcttAAGGTCATGTTTActaatcttttgattttttgtttttcttttttaaaattagatctgtagatattatttcaatatctaaatttcttcttttgttatctattttttacccattttttaaaaaatcaaataaaatcttaaaacctaaaaataagtaatttatagaaacttatatttgttttttgaaatttggctaagaattctaCTTAAGAAACATGCAAATCAATGTAAGAAATTAGgggaaaatatgatttttttcaaaaacaaaaaacaaaatggttaacaaacgggcctaaaattttgtataaaaatAGAGAATGATATGGTATGACAGTGACCTTGAAAGAAAATTTAGACTATCGCATTGTTAATTAGGTAATCACAATACAATTGTAAGTCTCTATTTCGGTTAGACATTCTAAAGAATTTCTATTTCAAGAGTACTTTTGAGACGTTTACGAAAGTTCAAaggaaatattaaaacttttgaaagtataaggatatttataaaacaaaagACAGTTGAAGAgtatttgttataatttaattttattgttattgatttttaaaacttttgattATATGCCTAGTAAATTGTTACTAGCAAGATTTTATCAACTTTTAGCtgaaaaatgagaaataaaattaatattaaaatattttcaactaatGTAAAGTATGTACTCCTAACAAAATAGTTAATAATTTGTACCATGTTAAACACTCTCGTGTGTAAATTTAATTGCCACATACACCCTGCCcttcttccaaatatttagGACCATGGAAAGGTTTGTACGTGTGAGATATGTTAGTGTGTGGCCCAATCCACAAACCACAAAATAAGCTCTGTCATGGCTCGTGAGACGCACATGCAGCTGGCCGCTAATTTTATGGCCTAAATACAAAGGAAAACGAACCTTTGAATGTTGccattcatttaaaaaatagtattaTTCAATCCAATGTGTTATAATATTAACGTTATAAAGCTACACTTATAGTATAAATTTGTTAGAATATTtgatgaaatttaaatttaaaatgagcATAGATGATGATTGAGAAAGATGTAACATGATTTTGAACTTAATTTTCATTATAGATCATCATCATATTATTGTTTCTGATGAtacctaatttttatttaataattcaaaaaagTTCTACTTCGAACTATCGTTAGTcagattaattttataattgttaaaaaaataattatatttttaaaacaaatgaaaatgtTTTGTGATTTAACAGgtatatatctttttcataCCCATTCAAGTTGCCTTTCACATACATCCATGTCCAGCCAtatttattgagaaaaaaaaatctttttaaagCCTACtaagttttttagttttatgttttttcaatttaatttttttcgttataaatatattttccattAAAGAATGATTTGAACTCTTcgtcttgaaaaaaaaattcctttaaattccttttctttagTTTTCGAAAATTTAATCAAAAGTAGATGACAAAATAAATAATCTTATGGGTGAAATTgttatttataaaattcattttcaaaaactaaaaataatgcttgctttatatttatttttctcttttgaatgattcaattttttatattgtcAAAATAAAACGATTGAATGCTCTTAATAAAAACGAataaaaacaagagaaaaaaaatattatagtaattaaGACTagtaaataattatatgatttaAGTTTCGTTTGATggtcatttaatttttaaaagttgtatttgttcttattatgtatggtttttatttttacgtaattaaaaattcaattcttgacttgaattttttaaaaacaatcttaaaaaatagataataaaactcCAATGTTTTTATCAAATTTTGCATTATATACTAATAATTGATTTTACTCCTTCATTCATACTTCAGATAATATATTGTTAtgatatcaaaattttaataaaattgataagTCACATTGTTAGAaacataataatatttatataattcgCAAAGTACGTACTAATATATAGTAATTACATCAACTGGTAGATTAATCATATAGAGATAGCATAATGGTTATTAACAATAATTTGATAGGTACGAAATTATTTGGTCAGTTATTTATGTTCCATGTTAATAAATTGtagttaataattttttttttcctgaaatgAATTGTGGTTAATAATTGATTCTTAGATAAGCTACTgaacatttttaatatttatcagATAATGTATTAAAGTTGTTTATGTTTTCTTAAACTGCAATATCTACGAAAGTCCTTTGCTTGTTTGCACTTTAATTTAACTAAgtttaacatattaattatgatACTGCTGACAATTATTtctattatttgaaattaataatgaaaaaaacaattaaatgtGAACAGCTTCAATAAATACTTTGAGGGATTCGAGCTtaccaatttatttatttattatttttttctgcaGTTGAGAATTGGTTGGAATTTCAGTGCtcgtttttttatttatgttatttaacTACGGAAATTaacaaaattgaagtaaaaaaagtatattaatgACGTGTAATTAATAATGTTATCTACGCATGACGTGTATGTAATAATGATTGAATCAGGTCAATAATTCCACAAACATGAATGATGAAAGTaaccaataaaaaataatgatggttaaaagaaaatcttttgttttttttacaggttaattataaaatattcctTTTTATGTCAAACGTAATAAACCAATCACAATTTTAGTGGATTAAATTTAATCGTATTTGATGTTATTTTCTTGTATTTCGTATCCATACTTATATTTAGGCTCACTtccaattatataataaaaaaactcaaattgaTTGACAATTGAAGGGTACTCAATCCAACTATATTTAGATATTACATTGATATCGTCATTGTTACGATTACTATTATTGTGCTGCTACAACATGAGAATATGAACTTTTTATATTTACTATTACTATTATTGTTTAACTCTAAATGGtaacaataattgtaacaataaTCAAAAGTAATCCAATTACGTTTACAATTATGATCCACTACGATTAATCTATCAATAGAATTCCATTACGATTACACTAATTTTCATTACAGATCAATAAATATGGGCTTAGTACAATAAGCGGGAGAATTGAACTACAAACCTCTACTAATACATTTTTATACTAGTTAAACTAAATccattttggcattaaaaaatGTGTGTGTTTTCCTTTTACAGGTACATTTTAATGTTTGTATTTTAGGTATTATAtaactcttttaaaaaatagtattaTAACCTTTCATCATTCAAATTTTCGTCctatgaaatacaaaataatgaGAATAATTAGGTGTTgcacataaaaaataaagagcAATGCATTGAGTCATCATAagatatacacatttttatgcATCTCACTCTGATCacacataaataaaaaataataataaaatatttcaaaaaaataaagtaaaattttaacCCGTAAATAGTAATTGAACAACTTGGTGAGACGCACAAAAGTAGGTGCAACAAAATATACaccaatatttttataaaataaaagaaacaataagGAGATAATCTTTACATCTTGATTTTACTCTTACATCTACTTATAATTTGTATGATGTTCTTTGTTACAACTAATCAAGTCAAGGTCATTACACATGAAGTGATATAGTttttttcacaaattgcttattTACTTTGTTTCAATGTATTCATACACTTGTTTTAACCTTGAAAGATTCACTATATgtatatactttttttagtacaaatagAAGTAAGGATTCAAACCACGGATCTTGTAATTTCTAACACACTCGAATATTAGTTGAGGTATGTTCGATTGACAATATTACAACTATATTAAGTATAATATAACTCATATTAACATTGGAGAAAAAGAGGTACTCTGTACACTTGGTTAacaacttgattttttttctttttttcttttttttttggctatCCACAAAGAAGGTCTGtgcatatatttatttatgttggAGAAACAGctatttaatattttacttgCCATACTTCAATATTATATCGGATAGAAATGAatgattattaaatataaattaaatgattattaaatgaTATATTTGTCACCGGTTATTTTTTGCCACTAACATTGAAGTCcactttaaattttatgaaaagaaataaaaaatacgataaaaataaatacaaaaaatgggAGCGCTTGTAACGCGTAGTGGGTGACAATGGCTGTGGGACCGCCTCGGTGTCCTAAATTTCGGTGGCAGTCCTTAAAACGAGGGCATTCTTGACTTCAGACtgcaatttttaaattatttaataaaaaacgGCTGACGTGGAAAAAAGCCCTGATGGGGGTTGCTCACAAACGGACATTCGTACTGTTAGGTCCATCAAAGCGGAAGCTGTTTCATCTTATCTGAAATCTGGACCCTCCGTTTCATCTCTGGCCCCACTGAGAATATTCTGATGGATCCAGTCTTCCAAAGCTATTTGACTATTGGTCaatgtatttgatttttttttttaagtaagaaatattaatttaaagtcGATAATTTAGCTTAATGTTTTATATGATGTTTTTGTATTTATCCTTACacgatttttttaaagatttaaattttattttgatttataaacTTTTAATCTTGTttcgttttattttttaaatttaaacttcATATAGCATGAATTAAGGAAGACATAGATGAAGTAAAATATTAACAACTAACGTATCAAAAAATTGAAACCGAAATCTTGAACATAAGATGACTTTTAAGAGCTTCTATAGAAAATCATTTTACCACCTAATTTAGAATTCAAACTCTAGTTTTTTTAACGTGACTAACTTATTTGGTAGCTTAACCTTTAAAAACTATgtcattcttttcaaaaattaatataaatttaataataaaagtacctacttttaaaaatttaaggaggtttaaagtttaggaactaaactttgaaaaactaaaataaaatttaaacttttttttcattaacAAATATAGTCTTTGTGATTTGCAGGCATTGG
This window contains:
- the LOC120073387 gene encoding protein EXORDIUM-like 3, coding for MWSSHTCHFVPFFPNSQMGPPLFLATAISAVALSLLLLLLTPAAAWRPWPHLAKSNVSDDLLLGDSKKYEGSSEFVHLKYHMGPVLTANITVHIIWYGTWQRNQKKIIREFINSISALDSKSPSVSGWWRTVQLYTDQTGANISRTVRLGEEKNDRFYSHGKSLTRLSIQSVIKSAVTAKSRPLPINAKNGLYLLLTSDDVYVENFCGQVCGFHYFTFPSIVGYTLPYAWVGNSEKLCPGVCAYPFAVPSYIPGLKPMKSPNGDVGVDGMISVIAHEVAELASNPLVNAWYAGGDPIAPVEIADLCEGIYGTGGGGSYTGQLMDGHDGATYNMNGIRRRYLVQWVWNHVVNYCTGPNALDQ